A part of Antechinus flavipes isolate AdamAnt ecotype Samford, QLD, Australia chromosome 6, AdamAnt_v2, whole genome shotgun sequence genomic DNA contains:
- the FEN1 gene encoding flap endonuclease 1, whose amino-acid sequence MGIHGLAKLIADVAPSAIRENDIKSYFGRKVAIDASMSIYQFLIAVRQGGDVLQNEEGEATSHLMGMFYRTIRMVENGIKPVYVFDGKPPQLKSGELAKRGERRAEAEKQLQQAQEAGAEEEAEKFAKRLVKVTKQHNEECKRLLRLMGIPYLEAPSEAEASCAALVKAGKVYAAATEDMDCLTFGSPVLMRHLTASEAKKLPIQEFHLSRVLQGLGLTQEQFVDLCILLGSDYCESIRGIGPKRAMDLIQQHKSIEEIVRRLDPKKYPVPDNWLHKEAQRLFLEPEVLDAEAVELKWSEPDEEGLVEFMCGEKQFNEERVRNGVKRLSKSRQGSTQGRLDDFFKVTGCLTSAKRKEPEPKGAAKKKAKSAGPGKARKGK is encoded by the coding sequence ATGGGAATCCACGGCCTGGCCAAGCTGATCGCCGACGTGGCGCCCAGCGCCATCCGGGAGAACGACATCAAGAGCTACTTTGGGCGCAAGGTGGCCATCGACGCCTCCATGAGCATCTACCAGTTCCTGATCGCGGTCCGGCAGGGGGGGGACGTGCTGCAGAACGAGGAGGGCGAGGCCACGAGCCACCTGATGGGCATGTTCTACCGCACCATCCGCATGGTGGAGAACGGCATCAAGCCCGTGTACGTCTTTGACGGCAAGCCGCCGCAGCTCAAGTCGGGCGAGCTGGCCAAGCGCGGCGAGCGGCGCGCCGAGGCCGAGAAGCAGCTGCAGCAGGCGCAGGAGGCGGGGGCCGAGGAGGAGGCGGAGAAGTTCGCCAAGCGGCTGGTGAAGGTCACCAAGCAGCACAACGAGGAGTGCAAGCGGCTGCTGCGCCTCATGGGCATCCCCTACCTGGAGGCGCCCAGCGAGGCCGAGGCCAGCTGCGCCGCCCTGGTGAAGGCCGGCAAGGTCTACGCCGCCGCCACCGAGGACATGGACTGCCTGACCTTCGGCAGCCCCGTGCTGATGCGGCACCTGACCGCCAGCGAGGCCAAGAAGCTGCCCATCCAGGAGTTCCACCTGAGCCGCGTGCTGCAGGGGCTGGGGCTCACGCAGGAGCAGTTCGTGGACCTGTGCATCCTGCTGGGCAGCGACTACTGCGAGAGCATCCGCGGCATCGGGCCCAAGCGCGCCATGGACCTCATCCAGCAGCACAAGAGCATCGAGGAGATCGTGCGGCGGCTGGACCCCAAGAAGTACCCGGTGCCCGACAACTGGCTGCACAAGGAGGCCCAGCGCCTCTTCCTGGAGCCCGAGGTGCTGGACGCCGAGGCCGTGGAGCTCAAGTGGAGCGAGCCCGACGAGGAGGGCCTGGTCGAGTTCATGTGCGGCGAGAAGCAGTTTAACGAGGAGCGGGTGCGCAACGGGGTCAAGCGGCTGAGCAAGAGCCGCCAGGGCAGCACCCAGGGCCGCCTGGACGACTTCTTCAAGGTCACCGGCTGCCTCACGTCGGCCAAGCGCAAGGAGCCCGAGCCCAAGGGGGCCGCCAAGAAGAAGGCGAAGTCGGCCGGGCCCGGCAAGGCCAGGAAGGGGAAATAA
- the FADS1 gene encoding acyl-CoA (8-3)-desaturase yields MAPHSAPEGASPRLFTWDEVSQRSGREERWLVIDRKVYDISEFSRRHPGGSRVIGHYAGQDATDPFTAFHIDKALVRKYMNSLLIGELAPDQPSFEPNKNKQLTDEFRELRAAVERMGLMKASPTFFALYLLHILLLDVAAWLTLWLFGTSLLPFLVSAVLLSTVQAQAGWLQHDFGHLSVCRTSTWNHLLHHFVIGHLKGAPASWWNHLHFQHHAKPNCFRKDPDINMHPFFFALGKVLSVELGKQKKKYMPYNHQHKYFFLIGPPALLPVYFQWYIFFFVVQRKKWVDLAWMLTFYLRISFTYIPLLGLKGFLGLFFIVRFLESNWFVWVTQMNHIPMHIDHDRNVDWVSTQLQATCNVHESFFNDWFSGHLNFQIEHHLFPTMPRHNYRKVAPLVRSLCAKHGIEYQSKPLLSAFADIVHSLKESGQLWLDAYLQK; encoded by the exons ATGGCCCCGCACTCGGCGCCCGAGGGGGCCTCGCCCCGACTTTTCACGTGGGACGAAGTGTCGCAGCGCTCCGGGCGCGAGGAGCGCTGGCTCGTGATAGACCGTAAGGTCTATGACATCAGCGAGTTTAGCCGGAGGCACCCGGGGGGCTCGCGGGTCATAGGCCACTACGCTGGCCAGGATGCCACG GATCCCTTCACAGCGTTCCACATCGACAAAGCCTTGGTTCGGAAGTACATGAACTCGCTGCTGATCGGGGAGCTGGCCCCGGACCAGCCCAGCTTCGAGCCCAACAAGAAC AAGCAGCTGACGGACGAGTTCCGAGAGCTGAGGGCCGCCGTGGAGCGCATGGGACTCATGAAGGCCAGCCCCACCTTCTTCGCGCTCTACCTGCTGCACATCCTGCTCCTGGACGTGGCCGCGTGGCTCACGCTCTGGCTCTTCGGGACCTCGCTGCTCCCCTTCCTGGTCAGCGCCGTGCTGCTCAGCACCGTGCAG GCCCAGGCCGGGTGGCTCCAGCATGACTTCGGACACCTCTCCGTCTGCCGCACATCCACGTGGAACCACCTGCTGCACCATTTTGTGATCGGCCACCTGAAG GGCGCCCCTGCCAGCTGGTGGAACCACCTGCACTTCCAGCATCACGCCAAACCCAACTGCTTCCGCAAGGACCCAGACATCAACATGCACCCCTTCTTCTTTGCCTTGGGGAAGGTCTTGTCAGTGGAG CTCgggaagcaaaagaagaaatacatgCCGTACAACCACCAGCACAAGTACTTCTTCCTGA TTGGGCCCCCGGCCTTGCTGCCCGTCTACTTCCAGTGGTACATCTTCTTCTTCGTGGTCCAGCGCAAGAAGTGGGTG GACTTGGCCTGGATGCTCACCTTCTACCTGCGGATCTCCTTCACCTACATCCCCCTGCTGGGCCTGAAAGGCTTCCTGGGGCTCTTCTTCATTGTCAG GTTCCTGGAGAGCAACTGGTTTGTGTGGGTGACGCAGATGAACCACATCCCCATGCACATAGACCACGACCGCAACGTGGACTGGGTGTCCACTCAG CTGCAGGCCACGTGTAATGTGCACGAGTCTTTCTTCAATGACTGGTTCAGCGGCCACCTCAACTTCCAGATTGAGCACCA TCTTTTCCCCACTATGCCTCGGCACAACTACCGCAAAGTGGCCCCCCTGGTGAGGTCCCTGTGTGCCAAACACGGCATCGAATACCAGTCCAAGCCTCTGCTCTCCGCCTTCGCCGACATCGTGCA CTCACTGAAGGAGTCCGGGCAGCTCTGGCTGGACGCCTATCTCCAGAAATAG
- the TMEM258 gene encoding transmembrane protein 258 yields the protein MELEAMSRYTSPVNPAVFPHLTVVLLAIGMFFTAWFFVYEVTSTKYTRDIYKELLISLVASLFMGFGVLFLLLWVGIYV from the exons ATG GAGCTGGAAGCCATGAGCAGATACACCAGCCCGGTGAACCCGGCCGTCTTTCCCCACCTCACCGTCGTGTTGCTGGCCATCGGCATGTTCTTCACCGCCTGGTTCTTCGT CTACGAGGTCACGTCTACCAAGTACACGCGGGACATCTACAAGGAGCTGCTCATCTCGCTCGTGGCCTCCCTCTTCATGGGCTTCGGGGTCCTCTTTCTGCTGCTCTGGGTCGGCATCTACGTGTGA